The Solibacillus isronensis nucleotide sequence CGTTTAATTCCGGAAGAGTTTAAAACAATGATTACGATTAACGGAAAATCTTTATTGCAGGCAATTGACCGTGCTTCACTTTTAGCTCGTGAAGATCGTAATAATGTCGTTCGTTTTGAAACACTGGAAAATCAAACAGTCGAAATTTCATCAAATTCACCTGAGATTGGTAAAGTCGAAGAGCAGATCCAAGTGGAAAGTCTGGAAGGTGAAACATTGAAGATTTCATTTAGTGCAAAATATATGATGGAAGCCTTAAAAGCGATTGATGGACAAGATGTAGTAATTGAATTTACAGGTGCAATGCGCCCGTTCATCTTACGTTCTGTTGCAGATGATGCAATACTGCAATTGATTTTACCGGTACGTACTTACTAAAATTCAATAAAAATTCTAAAAGGAATGGTCTTAACTTGTTATTGAGACCTTTCCTTTTTTACTTATGTACGATTTTTAGGTATGATAGAATGATAAGACTTTATTTAAGTGGAGGATGAATTACGTTGAATGAATTAGTAATTGATACAGAATTTATTACGCTTGGTCAAGCGCTGAAAATGACAGATACAATTAGCTCCGGCGGTATGGCAAAGTGGTTTTTAAGTGAACATGAAGTATACGTAAATGGAGAAGTGGAAGATCGCCGCGGAAAAAAATTGCGTCATGGGGATGTAATTAATATTCCTGGTGTAGGACGTTACAAAATTGTCGATGCATTTATTGAAAACGGAGAAAATTAATTAATGAACATCGAGCGCTTGCAGCTAACAAATTATCGTAACTATGAATCGTTAACACTGGATTTTTCAGATAAGATTAATGTTTTTATTGGGGAAAATGCTCAAGGAAAAACAAATGTAATGGAATCAATCTATGTACTAGCGATGGCCAAATCTCATCGTACCGCGAACGATAAAGAATTAATACGTTGGGATGCGGATTATGGTAAAATAGAAGGTGTGGTAAATAAGCGTTACGGTGGCGTTCCTATCGAATTGACGATTTCAAAAAAAGGCAAAAAGGGCAAAATCAATCATCTTGAACAAATGAAACTAAGCAATTATATCGGACAGATGAATGTAGTAATGTTTGCACCGGAAGATTTGAATATCGTAAAGGGCAGCCCCCAAATTCGCCGAAGATTCATCGATATGGAAATCGGACAAATTTCCCCAGTTTACTTACATGATTTACTAACATTCCAAAAGATTTTGAAACAACGTAATCATTTACTAAAAAAGAATGCGGGAAAACAATCACTCGCATCTGATGTGATGTTTGAAATTTATACAGAACAATATGTGCAGGCGGCAATTCAAATTATCCGTAAAAGATTTCAGTTTATCGAGCTTTTACAAGA carries:
- the recF gene encoding DNA replication/repair protein RecF (All proteins in this family for which functions are known are DNA-binding proteins that assist the filamentation of RecA onto DNA for the initiation of recombination or recombinational repair.); this encodes MNIERLQLTNYRNYESLTLDFSDKINVFIGENAQGKTNVMESIYVLAMAKSHRTANDKELIRWDADYGKIEGVVNKRYGGVPIELTISKKGKKGKINHLEQMKLSNYIGQMNVVMFAPEDLNIVKGSPQIRRRFIDMEIGQISPVYLHDLLTFQKILKQRNHLLKKNAGKQSLASDVMFEIYTEQYVQAAIQIIRKRFQFIELLQDWAEPIHFGISRGLEKLVIKYRPVTGMEASWTTEEMADYLTKKLEEVKQREIERGVTLIGPHRDDLQFFVNDYDVQVYGSQGQQRTTALSLKLAEIELIKQETKETPILLLDDVLSELDDYRQSHLLNTIQGEVQTFVTTTSVEGIHHDTIQHAKLFHVTQGTIEQP
- the yaaA gene encoding S4 domain-containing protein YaaA; its protein translation is MNELVIDTEFITLGQALKMTDTISSGGMAKWFLSEHEVYVNGEVEDRRGKKLRHGDVINIPGVGRYKIVDAFIENGEN